A single region of the Brienomyrus brachyistius isolate T26 chromosome 10, BBRACH_0.4, whole genome shotgun sequence genome encodes:
- the yipf6 gene encoding protein YIPF6, translating into MAEVDDSNKPLFAGLSDVSISEDIPVEGEITVPVGSSSQDDVYSTLDEPVKETILRDLKAVGKKFVHVMYPRKSSALLRDWDLWGPLLLCVTLALMLQGGSADSKDDGGPQFAEVFVIIWFGSVVITLNSKLLGGTISFFQSLCVLGYCILPLTVAMIVCRLVLLVGSGTVGFIVRLIMVVASFSWSTFASTAFLADSQPPNRKALVVYPIFLFYFVIGWMILTFSPSS; encoded by the exons ATGGCGGAAGTGGATGACTCTAACAAACCCCTG TTTGCAGGGCTTTCTGATGTTTCCATTTCAGAAGACATCCCCGTTGAGGGGGAGATCACTGTTCCTGTTGGCTCTTCATCACAGGATGATGTCTACTCTACACTCGATGAGCCTGTTAAGGAGACAATC CTCAGGGATTTGAAAGCAGTGGGAAAGAAGTTTGTTCATGTAATGTATCCCAGAAAAAGCTCAGCATTATTACGAGATT GGGATTTGTGGGGTCCGCTACTCCTTTGTGTTACCTTGGCTCT CATGTTGCAGGGAGGCTCTGCAGACAGTAAAGATGATGGCGGGCCACAGTTTGCGGAGGTCTTCGTGATCATCTGGTTTGGCTCAGTTGTTATAACACTGAACTCCAAACTGCTTGGTGGTACCAT CTCGTTTTTCCAGAGCCTCTGTGTGCTGGGGTATTGCATCCTGCCCCTTACCGTGGCCATGATCGTGTGCAGACTGGTGCTGCTCGTAGGGTCTGGCACTGTCGGCTTCATAGTCAGGCTCATCATGGTGGTCGCCTCGTTTAGCTGGTCCACGTTCG CCTCGACAGCCTTCTTGGCGGACAGCCAACCTCCAAACCGGAAAGCACTGGTGGTGTATCCCATTTTCCTCTTCTATTTTGTCATTGGTTGGATGATTCTTACATTTTCGCCGTCTTCTTGA